From the genome of Penaeus monodon isolate SGIC_2016 chromosome 16, NSTDA_Pmon_1, whole genome shotgun sequence, one region includes:
- the LOC119582523 gene encoding ribitol-5-phosphate xylosyltransferase 1-like isoform X2: MMKQRKERQRRNSMEPLLEEETVKKVNVKYDKLEKQKQGGPGMVLRRILLGMCLIQFAITAYLALCIYNSAYSSVKGVKNMPQIKAQRNKDGTDRKQPAKKYGEFDIGENQAAIVMAQQDVKPHVVRDFEVKWNDAAQAKLLASVDIPVVEVWGKAAIGSYLWQHILEGEESLDETMPGATVGELRMPAFVLRYRSGPGVIPETVPRDVKYLVLVVNGRTPEKIKDAKQWLDDLKMWDMPPEIMLIMLGNEKCDNEWVLNYVSPKGPVVTVLLTYDDPRVDQKTFYQWPLGVATYRQFPVIEEEQVSPEAPRKYVCNLRVTLHPNSSRIALHKFLKNDAYASNNCFISVREKWLPNETPESMNEYVWSLLQSDLTLSPAGMNTETYRVYEAMSAGSTPVIEDVATPGHCDTSPWRLLKKHGPPAIFVKSWEQLPKILAKERRFSKQYKALRRLRVFQWYEWFKLKMRDRFISIISSNLIQHG, encoded by the exons ATG ATGAAACaacggaaagaaagacaaagaagaaacagCATGGAACCCTTATTAGAAGAGGAAAcggtaaaaaaagtaaatgtaaagtATGACAAATTGGAAAAA CAGAAGCAAGGGGGGCCCGGTATGGTGCTACGACGCATCCTACTAGGGATGTGCCTTATCCAGTTTGCTATCACTGCATACTTAGCACTGTGCATCTACAATTCAGCCTATTCAAGTGTGAAAGGAGTGAAAAATATGCCACAGATAAAAGCTCAGCGCAACAAAGATGGAACAGATCGTAAACAGCCTGCTAAGAAATATGGGG AATTTGACATTGGGGAGAACCAGGCAGCGATTGTCATGGCTCAGCAAGATGTCAAGCCTCATGTTGTTCGCGATTTTGAGGTGAAGTGGAATGATGCGGCCCAAGCAAAATTG CTTGCCTCTGTAGATATTCCTGTGGTAGAAGTGTGGGGGAAAGCTGCAATAGGATCCTACTTATGGCAACATATCCTGGAAGGTGAAGAAAGTTTAGATGAAACAATGCCTGGTGCTACTGTTGGGGAGTTGAGAATGCCTGCATTTGTACTCAGATATAGATCAG GTCCTGGTGTCATCCCAGAAACTGTACCACGTGATGTAAAATACCTCGTTCTGGTTGTAAATGGTCGAACTCCAGAGAAGATAAAGGATGCAAAACAATGGCTTGATGATTTGAAGATGTGGGACATGCCACCTGAAATTATGTTAATTATGCTGGGAAATGAG AAGTGTGATAACGAATGGGTGCTCAATTATGTGTCACCAAAGGGTCCAGTTGTAACTGTTCTGCTGACCTATGATGACCCAAGAGTAGATCAGAAGACTTTTTACCAGTGGCCTCTTGGTGTTGCAAC ATACAGACAGTTTCCTGTCATAGAAGAAGAACAGGTATCTCCAGAGGCTCctagaaaatatgtatgtaacCTGAGGGTAACACTTCATCCTAACTCCTCTAGAATAGCCCTTCATAAGTTCCTGAAAAATGATGCCTATGCTTCCAACAACTGTTTCATATCAGTCAGAGAAAA ATGGCTGCCAAATGAAACCCCTGAATCAATGAATGAGTATGTTTGGTCTCTGTTGCAGTCGGATCTCACACTTTCTCCTGCTGGGATGAATACAGAAACATATAG AGTATATGAGGCAATGTCAGCTGGAAGTACACCTGTAATAGAAGATGTAGCAACCCCAGGTCATTGTGACACATCCCCATGGAGGTTGTTAAAGAAACATGGACCTCCAGCAATCTTCGTCAAGTCGTGGGAACAGTTACCTAAAATTCTCGCTAAGGAACGCAG ATTCAGCAAGCAGTACAAGGCTCTTCGTAGATTACGTGTGTTCCAGTGGTATGAGTGGTTCAAGCTTAAAATGAGGGACAGGTTCATCTCCATTATATCATCTAATCTAATACAACATGGCTGA
- the LOC119582525 gene encoding marginal zone B- and B1-cell-specific protein-like yields MKTLGKVWIFITLYAFAVGEGDLDFIDTDGVNDPEAALKCDACKAVTSKFAESFSKAQGDMSRTIALKDEEIVEAAESTCDDLWQGYGSIKVNDEERLTGPGTNFDVHQDEAEEDEGLWSRRLQDLCDELLAEVSDEKVLYNLWASDNSLENYLCRGEGLFGACSSDFWGSWPGEDYEDYDDGDDFEYTHDEF; encoded by the exons ATGAAGACTCTGGGGAAAGTATGGATTTTCATCACTCTGTATGCTTTTGCTGTTGGTGAAGGTGATTTAGACTTCATTGATACGGATGGTGTCAATGATCCAGAAGCTGCCTTGAAGTGTGATGCCTGTAAGGCTGTGACATCTAAG TTTGCAGAGAGTTTTTCTAAAGCACAAGGTGACATGAGCAGGACTATAGCTCTTAAGGATGAAGAAATTGTTGAGGCTGCAGAATCAACATGTGATGATCTTTGGCAAGG GTATGGGAGCATTAAAGTGAATGATGAAGAGCGACTGACAGGTCCTGGTACAAATTTTGATGTTCATCAAGATGAAGCAGAGGAGGATGAGGGCCTTTGGTCAAGAAG ACTCCAGGATTTGTGTGATGAGTTGTTAGCTGAAGTTTCAGATGAAAAAGTGCTGTATAATCTCTGGGCAAGTGATAATTCTCTTGAAAATTATTTGTGCAG GGGTGAAGGATTGTTTGGAGCTTGTTCATCAGATTTCTGGGGATCCTGGCCAGGTGAAGACTATGAAGActacgatgatggtgatgactttGAATACACACATGATGAGTTTTGA
- the LOC119582523 gene encoding ribitol-5-phosphate xylosyltransferase 1-like isoform X3 — protein MQKQGGPGMVLRRILLGMCLIQFAITAYLALCIYNSAYSSVKGVKNMPQIKAQRNKDGTDRKQPAKKYGEFDIGENQAAIVMAQQDVKPHVVRDFEVKWNDAAQAKLLASVDIPVVEVWGKAAIGSYLWQHILEGEESLDETMPGATVGELRMPAFVLRYRSGPGVIPETVPRDVKYLVLVVNGRTPEKIKDAKQWLDDLKMWDMPPEIMLIMLGNEKCDNEWVLNYVSPKGPVVTVLLTYDDPRVDQKTFYQWPLGVATYRQFPVIEEEQVSPEAPRKYVCNLRVTLHPNSSRIALHKFLKNDAYASNNCFISVREKWLPNETPESMNEYVWSLLQSDLTLSPAGMNTETYRVYEAMSAGSTPVIEDVATPGHCDTSPWRLLKKHGPPAIFVKSWEQLPKILAKERRFSKQYKALRRLRVFQWYEWFKLKMRDRFISIISSNLIQHG, from the exons ATG CAGAAGCAAGGGGGGCCCGGTATGGTGCTACGACGCATCCTACTAGGGATGTGCCTTATCCAGTTTGCTATCACTGCATACTTAGCACTGTGCATCTACAATTCAGCCTATTCAAGTGTGAAAGGAGTGAAAAATATGCCACAGATAAAAGCTCAGCGCAACAAAGATGGAACAGATCGTAAACAGCCTGCTAAGAAATATGGGG AATTTGACATTGGGGAGAACCAGGCAGCGATTGTCATGGCTCAGCAAGATGTCAAGCCTCATGTTGTTCGCGATTTTGAGGTGAAGTGGAATGATGCGGCCCAAGCAAAATTG CTTGCCTCTGTAGATATTCCTGTGGTAGAAGTGTGGGGGAAAGCTGCAATAGGATCCTACTTATGGCAACATATCCTGGAAGGTGAAGAAAGTTTAGATGAAACAATGCCTGGTGCTACTGTTGGGGAGTTGAGAATGCCTGCATTTGTACTCAGATATAGATCAG GTCCTGGTGTCATCCCAGAAACTGTACCACGTGATGTAAAATACCTCGTTCTGGTTGTAAATGGTCGAACTCCAGAGAAGATAAAGGATGCAAAACAATGGCTTGATGATTTGAAGATGTGGGACATGCCACCTGAAATTATGTTAATTATGCTGGGAAATGAG AAGTGTGATAACGAATGGGTGCTCAATTATGTGTCACCAAAGGGTCCAGTTGTAACTGTTCTGCTGACCTATGATGACCCAAGAGTAGATCAGAAGACTTTTTACCAGTGGCCTCTTGGTGTTGCAAC ATACAGACAGTTTCCTGTCATAGAAGAAGAACAGGTATCTCCAGAGGCTCctagaaaatatgtatgtaacCTGAGGGTAACACTTCATCCTAACTCCTCTAGAATAGCCCTTCATAAGTTCCTGAAAAATGATGCCTATGCTTCCAACAACTGTTTCATATCAGTCAGAGAAAA ATGGCTGCCAAATGAAACCCCTGAATCAATGAATGAGTATGTTTGGTCTCTGTTGCAGTCGGATCTCACACTTTCTCCTGCTGGGATGAATACAGAAACATATAG AGTATATGAGGCAATGTCAGCTGGAAGTACACCTGTAATAGAAGATGTAGCAACCCCAGGTCATTGTGACACATCCCCATGGAGGTTGTTAAAGAAACATGGACCTCCAGCAATCTTCGTCAAGTCGTGGGAACAGTTACCTAAAATTCTCGCTAAGGAACGCAG ATTCAGCAAGCAGTACAAGGCTCTTCGTAGATTACGTGTGTTCCAGTGGTATGAGTGGTTCAAGCTTAAAATGAGGGACAGGTTCATCTCCATTATATCATCTAATCTAATACAACATGGCTGA
- the LOC119582523 gene encoding ribitol-5-phosphate xylosyltransferase 1-like isoform X4, translating into MVLRRILLGMCLIQFAITAYLALCIYNSAYSSVKGVKNMPQIKAQRNKDGTDRKQPAKKYGEFDIGENQAAIVMAQQDVKPHVVRDFEVKWNDAAQAKLLASVDIPVVEVWGKAAIGSYLWQHILEGEESLDETMPGATVGELRMPAFVLRYRSGPGVIPETVPRDVKYLVLVVNGRTPEKIKDAKQWLDDLKMWDMPPEIMLIMLGNEKCDNEWVLNYVSPKGPVVTVLLTYDDPRVDQKTFYQWPLGVATYRQFPVIEEEQVSPEAPRKYVCNLRVTLHPNSSRIALHKFLKNDAYASNNCFISVREKWLPNETPESMNEYVWSLLQSDLTLSPAGMNTETYRVYEAMSAGSTPVIEDVATPGHCDTSPWRLLKKHGPPAIFVKSWEQLPKILAKERRFSKQYKALRRLRVFQWYEWFKLKMRDRFISIISSNLIQHG; encoded by the exons ATGGTGCTACGACGCATCCTACTAGGGATGTGCCTTATCCAGTTTGCTATCACTGCATACTTAGCACTGTGCATCTACAATTCAGCCTATTCAAGTGTGAAAGGAGTGAAAAATATGCCACAGATAAAAGCTCAGCGCAACAAAGATGGAACAGATCGTAAACAGCCTGCTAAGAAATATGGGG AATTTGACATTGGGGAGAACCAGGCAGCGATTGTCATGGCTCAGCAAGATGTCAAGCCTCATGTTGTTCGCGATTTTGAGGTGAAGTGGAATGATGCGGCCCAAGCAAAATTG CTTGCCTCTGTAGATATTCCTGTGGTAGAAGTGTGGGGGAAAGCTGCAATAGGATCCTACTTATGGCAACATATCCTGGAAGGTGAAGAAAGTTTAGATGAAACAATGCCTGGTGCTACTGTTGGGGAGTTGAGAATGCCTGCATTTGTACTCAGATATAGATCAG GTCCTGGTGTCATCCCAGAAACTGTACCACGTGATGTAAAATACCTCGTTCTGGTTGTAAATGGTCGAACTCCAGAGAAGATAAAGGATGCAAAACAATGGCTTGATGATTTGAAGATGTGGGACATGCCACCTGAAATTATGTTAATTATGCTGGGAAATGAG AAGTGTGATAACGAATGGGTGCTCAATTATGTGTCACCAAAGGGTCCAGTTGTAACTGTTCTGCTGACCTATGATGACCCAAGAGTAGATCAGAAGACTTTTTACCAGTGGCCTCTTGGTGTTGCAAC ATACAGACAGTTTCCTGTCATAGAAGAAGAACAGGTATCTCCAGAGGCTCctagaaaatatgtatgtaacCTGAGGGTAACACTTCATCCTAACTCCTCTAGAATAGCCCTTCATAAGTTCCTGAAAAATGATGCCTATGCTTCCAACAACTGTTTCATATCAGTCAGAGAAAA ATGGCTGCCAAATGAAACCCCTGAATCAATGAATGAGTATGTTTGGTCTCTGTTGCAGTCGGATCTCACACTTTCTCCTGCTGGGATGAATACAGAAACATATAG AGTATATGAGGCAATGTCAGCTGGAAGTACACCTGTAATAGAAGATGTAGCAACCCCAGGTCATTGTGACACATCCCCATGGAGGTTGTTAAAGAAACATGGACCTCCAGCAATCTTCGTCAAGTCGTGGGAACAGTTACCTAAAATTCTCGCTAAGGAACGCAG ATTCAGCAAGCAGTACAAGGCTCTTCGTAGATTACGTGTGTTCCAGTGGTATGAGTGGTTCAAGCTTAAAATGAGGGACAGGTTCATCTCCATTATATCATCTAATCTAATACAACATGGCTGA
- the LOC119582523 gene encoding ribitol-5-phosphate xylosyltransferase 1-like isoform X1: MQMKQRKERQRRNSMEPLLEEETVKKVNVKYDKLEKQKQGGPGMVLRRILLGMCLIQFAITAYLALCIYNSAYSSVKGVKNMPQIKAQRNKDGTDRKQPAKKYGEFDIGENQAAIVMAQQDVKPHVVRDFEVKWNDAAQAKLLASVDIPVVEVWGKAAIGSYLWQHILEGEESLDETMPGATVGELRMPAFVLRYRSGPGVIPETVPRDVKYLVLVVNGRTPEKIKDAKQWLDDLKMWDMPPEIMLIMLGNEKCDNEWVLNYVSPKGPVVTVLLTYDDPRVDQKTFYQWPLGVATYRQFPVIEEEQVSPEAPRKYVCNLRVTLHPNSSRIALHKFLKNDAYASNNCFISVREKWLPNETPESMNEYVWSLLQSDLTLSPAGMNTETYRVYEAMSAGSTPVIEDVATPGHCDTSPWRLLKKHGPPAIFVKSWEQLPKILAKERRFSKQYKALRRLRVFQWYEWFKLKMRDRFISIISSNLIQHG; the protein is encoded by the exons ATGCAGATGAAACaacggaaagaaagacaaagaagaaacagCATGGAACCCTTATTAGAAGAGGAAAcggtaaaaaaagtaaatgtaaagtATGACAAATTGGAAAAA CAGAAGCAAGGGGGGCCCGGTATGGTGCTACGACGCATCCTACTAGGGATGTGCCTTATCCAGTTTGCTATCACTGCATACTTAGCACTGTGCATCTACAATTCAGCCTATTCAAGTGTGAAAGGAGTGAAAAATATGCCACAGATAAAAGCTCAGCGCAACAAAGATGGAACAGATCGTAAACAGCCTGCTAAGAAATATGGGG AATTTGACATTGGGGAGAACCAGGCAGCGATTGTCATGGCTCAGCAAGATGTCAAGCCTCATGTTGTTCGCGATTTTGAGGTGAAGTGGAATGATGCGGCCCAAGCAAAATTG CTTGCCTCTGTAGATATTCCTGTGGTAGAAGTGTGGGGGAAAGCTGCAATAGGATCCTACTTATGGCAACATATCCTGGAAGGTGAAGAAAGTTTAGATGAAACAATGCCTGGTGCTACTGTTGGGGAGTTGAGAATGCCTGCATTTGTACTCAGATATAGATCAG GTCCTGGTGTCATCCCAGAAACTGTACCACGTGATGTAAAATACCTCGTTCTGGTTGTAAATGGTCGAACTCCAGAGAAGATAAAGGATGCAAAACAATGGCTTGATGATTTGAAGATGTGGGACATGCCACCTGAAATTATGTTAATTATGCTGGGAAATGAG AAGTGTGATAACGAATGGGTGCTCAATTATGTGTCACCAAAGGGTCCAGTTGTAACTGTTCTGCTGACCTATGATGACCCAAGAGTAGATCAGAAGACTTTTTACCAGTGGCCTCTTGGTGTTGCAAC ATACAGACAGTTTCCTGTCATAGAAGAAGAACAGGTATCTCCAGAGGCTCctagaaaatatgtatgtaacCTGAGGGTAACACTTCATCCTAACTCCTCTAGAATAGCCCTTCATAAGTTCCTGAAAAATGATGCCTATGCTTCCAACAACTGTTTCATATCAGTCAGAGAAAA ATGGCTGCCAAATGAAACCCCTGAATCAATGAATGAGTATGTTTGGTCTCTGTTGCAGTCGGATCTCACACTTTCTCCTGCTGGGATGAATACAGAAACATATAG AGTATATGAGGCAATGTCAGCTGGAAGTACACCTGTAATAGAAGATGTAGCAACCCCAGGTCATTGTGACACATCCCCATGGAGGTTGTTAAAGAAACATGGACCTCCAGCAATCTTCGTCAAGTCGTGGGAACAGTTACCTAAAATTCTCGCTAAGGAACGCAG ATTCAGCAAGCAGTACAAGGCTCTTCGTAGATTACGTGTGTTCCAGTGGTATGAGTGGTTCAAGCTTAAAATGAGGGACAGGTTCATCTCCATTATATCATCTAATCTAATACAACATGGCTGA